In one Thermithiobacillus tepidarius DSM 3134 genomic region, the following are encoded:
- a CDS encoding L,D-transpeptidase translates to MSPYIEVCSRTQRLFLRDADGGSLASYPVSTAANGLGETAGSYRTPRGRHYVRARIGAGLPLDAVLVGRRWTGEIYTTALGHAHPGRDWILTRILWLCGLEPGFNRGGAVDTFRRYIYIHGTPDLDLLGTPASHGCIRMDSRDVLALFDRTPAGTPVTIDG, encoded by the coding sequence GTGAGCCCGTACATTGAGGTCTGCAGCCGGACGCAGCGGCTCTTCCTGCGCGATGCGGACGGGGGATCGCTGGCCAGTTACCCGGTGTCCACCGCCGCCAACGGCCTGGGGGAGACGGCGGGCAGCTATCGCACGCCGCGCGGCCGCCACTACGTGCGCGCGCGCATCGGCGCCGGCCTGCCCTTGGACGCGGTGCTGGTCGGGCGGCGCTGGACCGGGGAGATCTACACCACGGCACTGGGCCATGCCCATCCCGGGCGCGACTGGATCCTGACCCGCATCCTGTGGCTCTGCGGCCTGGAGCCGGGCTTCAACCGCGGCGGTGCGGTCGACACCTTCCGCCGCTACATCTACATCCACGGCACCCCGGACCTGGACCTGTTGGGCACGCCTGCTTCCCACGGCTGCATCCGCATGGACTCGCGCGACGTGCTGGCGCTCTTCGACCGGACGCCGGCGGGCACGCCGGTCACCATCGATGGCTAG
- a CDS encoding ABC transporter substrate-binding protein produces the protein MNGVRAGLLALLGLLLLGACQRAAAPPAAIRVGLAQSVITLDPRLATDANSARLNRLLYQPLVDFDAQYRPVGVLAARWRVPTPTRYEFTLRRPHAVFADGTPLTARDVLATYQSILDPAGKSPLKGQLAGLAAVTAPDPDTVVFHLRRPDPLFPLRLNIGILPAREIARGRAFQRQPLGSGPFRFVAWPEPGRVVLSRRRDGQRFEFVTVSDPTVRVLKLQRGELDLLQNDLPAEMLRYLEERGLRLLRGSGSRYSYLGYNFQDPLTGRLAVRQAISLGIDRQALARHLFAGAVQPAWGPMPLGHWAGPRSAQSPAYDPAAAKRLLDAAGLPDPDGDGPRPRFTLEYKTSTDPLRVRVATVLQAQLARIGVALRIRSLDWGTFYGDIKAGRFQLYGLSWVGVQSPDFYREAYHSASVPPNGANRGQLRDAQLDDLIDRALADPRQDPVDYAGVQARLRALQAYAPLWFEDNVAVLAPGLRGYRVRGTGDFDALTEVEREPVH, from the coding sequence GTGAACGGCGTGCGGGCGGGCCTGCTGGCGCTGCTGGGGCTCCTGCTGCTGGGCGCCTGCCAGCGCGCCGCCGCGCCGCCGGCCGCCATCCGCGTCGGCCTGGCCCAGTCGGTGATCACCCTGGACCCGCGCCTGGCCACCGACGCCAACTCGGCGCGCCTCAACCGCCTGCTGTACCAGCCCCTGGTGGACTTCGACGCGCAGTATCGCCCGGTCGGCGTGCTGGCGGCCAGGTGGCGCGTGCCGACGCCCACCCGCTACGAATTCACCCTGCGCCGCCCCCATGCCGTCTTCGCCGACGGCACCCCGCTCACCGCCCGGGACGTGTTGGCCACCTACCAAAGCATTCTCGATCCGGCGGGCAAATCCCCCCTCAAGGGCCAACTGGCGGGGCTGGCGGCAGTGACGGCGCCTGATCCCGACACGGTGGTGTTCCATCTGCGCCGTCCCGATCCCTTGTTTCCGCTGCGCCTGAACATCGGCATCCTGCCGGCGCGGGAGATCGCCCGAGGCCGCGCCTTCCAGCGCCAGCCCCTGGGCAGCGGTCCGTTCCGCTTCGTGGCCTGGCCCGAGCCGGGGCGGGTGGTGCTGAGCCGCCGTCGGGATGGCCAGCGCTTCGAGTTTGTGACCGTGAGCGACCCCACGGTGCGCGTGCTGAAGTTGCAGCGCGGCGAGCTGGACCTGCTGCAGAACGACCTGCCGGCGGAAATGCTCCGTTATCTGGAAGAGCGCGGCTTGCGCCTGCTGCGCGGATCGGGCAGCCGCTACAGCTATCTGGGCTATAATTTCCAGGATCCCCTCACCGGACGACTGGCGGTGCGCCAGGCCATCAGCCTGGGGATCGACCGGCAGGCGCTGGCCCGCCATCTTTTTGCCGGGGCGGTGCAGCCAGCGTGGGGACCCATGCCCCTGGGCCACTGGGCCGGGCCACGCTCTGCCCAGTCGCCGGCCTACGATCCGGCGGCGGCCAAGCGCCTGCTGGACGCGGCGGGGTTGCCGGACCCGGACGGCGACGGCCCGCGCCCGCGCTTTACCCTGGAGTACAAAACCAGCACCGATCCGCTGCGCGTGCGCGTGGCCACGGTGCTGCAGGCGCAGTTGGCGCGCATCGGTGTGGCGCTGCGCATCCGCAGCTTGGATTGGGGCACCTTCTACGGCGACATCAAGGCTGGCCGCTTCCAGCTCTACGGCTTGTCCTGGGTGGGCGTGCAGTCGCCGGATTTCTACCGGGAGGCGTACCACAGTGCCTCCGTGCCGCCCAACGGCGCCAACCGCGGCCAGTTGCGCGACGCACAACTGGATGACCTCATCGACCGCGCCTTGGCCGACCCGCGCCAGGATCCGGTCGACTATGCCGGCGTGCAGGCGCGCCTGCGGGCGCTGCAAGCCTATGCGCCCTTGTGGTTCGAGGACAACGTGGCGGTGCTGGCGCCCGGTCTGCGCGGCTACCGGGTGCGCGGCACCGGCGATTTCGATGCCCTGACGGAGGTGGAGCGTGAGCCCGTACATTGA
- the rlmD gene encoding 23S rRNA (uracil(1939)-C(5))-methyltransferase RlmD has translation MSRQKHGEQTPLSTDIFNLDAEGRGIGRVDGKVVFVEGALPGERVRFRRLKGGSHFDQGELVEVLRASALRTTPPCPHFGYCGGCSMQHLEPSGQVAAKQRILEDSLQRIGKVRPEQILPPIAGPSLGYRSRARLSVRRPRNKGVLVGFHEKRSSFVADMQHCPVLDPRVGRLLLPLRALITALSQPERIPQIEVATTPELAALVFRHLEPFTEADLARLRAFAEEHGVQIFGQPGGPRTVAPIHPLEAPPLAYRLPEFRLEFRFKPTSFIQINQAINGVMVRRAMNLLEVRPGERILDLFCGLGNFSLPIARLGAEVLGVEGEAELVALAAENARHNGLEQRARFMAADLVKLEEGDVRAWGRFDKILIDPPRTGAMEIIKLLPALGARRLVYVSCNPATLARDAELLVHKQGYRLRAAGIFNMFPHTAHVESVALFTRD, from the coding sequence ATGAGCAGACAGAAGCACGGCGAACAGACGCCGCTGAGCACGGACATCTTCAATCTGGACGCCGAAGGGCGCGGCATCGGCCGCGTGGACGGCAAGGTGGTGTTCGTCGAGGGCGCCCTGCCCGGCGAGCGGGTGCGCTTCCGCCGCCTCAAGGGCGGCAGCCATTTCGATCAGGGCGAGCTCGTCGAGGTGCTGCGCGCCTCGGCGCTGCGCACCACGCCGCCCTGTCCCCACTTCGGCTATTGCGGCGGCTGCAGCATGCAGCACCTGGAGCCCAGCGGCCAAGTGGCGGCGAAGCAGCGCATCCTGGAGGACAGCCTGCAGCGCATCGGCAAGGTCCGTCCGGAGCAGATCCTGCCGCCCATCGCCGGTCCCAGCCTGGGCTACCGCAGCCGCGCGCGGCTGAGCGTGCGCCGGCCCAGGAACAAGGGCGTGCTGGTGGGCTTCCACGAAAAGCGCAGCAGCTTCGTGGCCGACATGCAGCACTGCCCGGTGCTGGACCCGCGCGTGGGCCGGCTGCTCCTGCCGCTGCGCGCGCTGATCACGGCCCTGAGCCAGCCCGAGCGCATCCCGCAGATCGAGGTGGCCACCACGCCGGAGCTGGCGGCGCTGGTGTTCCGCCACCTGGAGCCCTTCACCGAGGCGGACCTGGCCCGCTTGCGCGCCTTTGCCGAGGAGCACGGGGTGCAGATCTTCGGCCAGCCCGGCGGGCCCAGGACCGTTGCCCCGATCCATCCGCTGGAGGCGCCGCCGCTGGCCTACCGGCTGCCCGAGTTCAGGCTGGAATTCCGCTTCAAGCCGACAAGCTTCATCCAGATCAACCAGGCCATCAACGGCGTCATGGTGCGGCGCGCCATGAATCTGCTCGAGGTGCGGCCGGGCGAGCGCATCCTGGATCTCTTCTGCGGGCTGGGCAACTTCAGCCTGCCCATCGCCCGCCTGGGCGCGGAGGTGCTGGGCGTGGAGGGGGAGGCGGAGCTGGTGGCCCTGGCCGCCGAGAATGCCCGGCACAACGGTCTGGAGCAGCGCGCCCGCTTCATGGCGGCCGACCTGGTCAAGCTGGAGGAAGGCGACGTGCGCGCCTGGGGGCGCTTCGACAAGATCCTGATCGATCCGCCGCGCACCGGCGCCATGGAAATCATCAAGCTGTTGCCGGCCCTGGGCGCCCGGCGCCTCGTCTACGTCTCCTGCAATCCGGCCACCTTGGCCCGCGACGCGGAACTGCTGGTGCACAAGCAGGGCTATCGGCTGCGCGCGGCGGGCATCTTCAACATGTTCCCGCATACCGCCCATGTGGAGTCGGTGGCGCTCTTCACCCGCGACTGA